One region of Manis pentadactyla isolate mManPen7 chromosome 9, mManPen7.hap1, whole genome shotgun sequence genomic DNA includes:
- the SPDYE4 gene encoding speedy protein E4: MGSVPSSSQAENQSPQPGPSGYPLEVMLDEERPGPSAAQAGSSPLPEGSSRRRKQERSAAFQESEAWQGSEEAAQGNTDTRVVDMHCGLKMRLKRRRVSTVLPEHHEAFKRLLEDPVVKRFLAWDKNLRVSDKYLLAMVVSYFSRAGLFSWQYQQIHFFIALYLASDMEEDNQGPKQAIFSFLYGKNRFKRPLFHKLRLQFVKSMGWKTWVSREECEEIQAFDPELPVWERDRSLLS, encoded by the exons ATGGGCAGTGTTCCATCAAGTTCCCAGGCTGAGAACCAGagcccccagcctggcccctccGGGTACCCCCTGGAGGTAATGTTGGATGAAGAAAGACCAGGACCATCAG cagcccaggcgGGCAGCAGCCCTCTGCCGGAGGGCTCCAGCCGGCGCAGGAAGCAGGAGAGGTCGGCCGCTTTCCAGGAGTCGGAGGCGTGGCAGGGGTCAGAGGAGGCAGCCCAGGGGAATACGGACACTAGGGTCGTGGACATGCACTGCGgcctcaagatgaggctgaagcgACGTAGGGTGTCCACGGTGCTGCCGGAGCACCACGAGGCATTCAAAAGGCTGCTCG AGGATCCTGTTGTTAAAAGATTCCTGGCCTGGGACAAAAATCTGCGGGTATCTGACAAG TATCTCCTGGCCATGGTGGTATCTTATTTCAGCCGAGCTGGCCTCTTCTCCTGGCAGTACCAGCAAATTCACTTCTTCATAGCTCT CTACCTGGCCAGTGATATGGAAGAGGATAACCAGGGCCCTAAACAGGCCATCTTTTCATTCCTCTATGGAAAGAACCGTTTCAAGCGTCCCTTGTTCCACAAACTGCGACTCCAATTTGTCAAATCCATGGGCTGGAAGACCTGGGTCTCCCGGGAAGAGTGTGAGGAG ATCCAAGCTTTTGACCCAGAGCTCCCCGTGTGGGAGCGAGACCGCAGCCTGCTGTCCTAG